One segment of candidate division KSB1 bacterium DNA contains the following:
- the ispD gene encoding 2-C-methyl-D-erythritol 4-phosphate cytidylyltransferase → MQASAIIVAAGQGTRFGSELPKQFLLLCGRPILAHTLLRFEQAEQIGEVVLVAAGGWQAYIEQEIIRRFQIKKCRRLVSGGKHRQDSVWAGLQALHPPADSLVVVHDAVRPLFTPDLLARVLAGCGQAEGCIPGLPPKDTVKQISAQEIIRTVDRETLRLAQTPQVFRASALQQAFQRARMENFYATDEAGLIEHMGGKVVWVEGEEKNLKITTPGDLQIAELFARELGACA, encoded by the coding sequence GTGCAAGCTTCCGCGATCATCGTCGCCGCCGGTCAGGGAACACGCTTTGGCAGCGAATTGCCCAAGCAATTTTTACTGCTGTGTGGCCGCCCCATTCTGGCGCACACGCTGCTGCGCTTCGAACAGGCGGAGCAGATCGGCGAGGTGGTCCTGGTGGCGGCTGGCGGCTGGCAGGCTTACATCGAACAAGAGATCATCCGCCGTTTTCAAATCAAGAAATGCCGCCGTCTCGTCAGCGGCGGCAAACACCGCCAGGATTCGGTGTGGGCCGGCTTGCAGGCACTCCATCCGCCCGCGGACAGCCTGGTGGTGGTGCATGATGCCGTGCGACCGCTGTTCACACCCGACCTGCTGGCGCGCGTGCTCGCCGGATGCGGGCAGGCTGAGGGCTGCATCCCCGGCCTGCCGCCAAAAGACACGGTGAAGCAAATCTCCGCACAGGAGATCATCAGGACAGTGGATCGTGAAACGCTGCGCCTGGCGCAAACCCCGCAGGTCTTCCGCGCGAGCGCACTCCAGCAGGCGTTCCAACGGGCACGCATGGAAAATTTTTACGCCACTGACGAAGCCGGTTTAATTGAACACATGGGAGGCAAAGTGGTGTGGGTGGAGGGTGAGGAGAAAAACTTGAAAATCACCACGCCCGGCGATTTACAAATCGCGGAACTCTTTGCGCGGGAGCTTGGCGCATGCGCGTAG
- the queA gene encoding tRNA preQ1(34) S-adenosylmethionine ribosyltransferase-isomerase QueA yields the protein MKLSDFKINIPEKLIAQYPEKKRDKSKLMVVDREQKTIAEKIFSDIVDYFGPDDCLVINETKVFPARLIGTKDKTEAKVEIFLLRQLENGLWEVLVRPARKVRVGNRLSVGRELSCDVIDNTVSGGRVVRFNFNGDFFEIVERLGQSPLPPYVKRNPEPMDKERYQTVYASVRGAVAAPTAGLHFTKELLKKISNKGTRIVPIVLHLGLGSFRPVIVEDLSRHKMDSEYFEISPATAQAINETMKKGGKVYAVGTSVVRALETEVTSEGWVKPGRGWTDKFIYPPYDFKIVDRLITNFHMPCSTMLMLVCAFANRDLIFKAYRKAIKEKWRFYSYGDAMLIL from the coding sequence ATGAAACTCTCCGATTTCAAGATCAACATTCCGGAAAAACTCATTGCGCAATACCCCGAGAAGAAGCGCGACAAGTCCAAGCTCATGGTGGTTGACCGCGAGCAGAAGACGATCGCAGAAAAAATTTTCTCCGACATTGTGGATTACTTCGGCCCGGATGACTGTTTGGTGATCAATGAGACCAAGGTGTTTCCCGCGCGTTTGATCGGCACCAAGGACAAGACCGAAGCCAAAGTCGAAATCTTTCTGCTGCGCCAGTTGGAAAACGGCCTGTGGGAGGTGCTGGTGCGGCCGGCCCGCAAAGTGCGCGTGGGCAACCGTCTGTCGGTCGGCCGTGAGCTGTCCTGCGACGTGATCGACAACACCGTTTCCGGCGGCCGCGTGGTGCGCTTCAACTTCAACGGCGATTTCTTCGAGATCGTGGAACGCCTCGGCCAGTCGCCGCTGCCGCCCTACGTCAAGCGCAACCCCGAGCCGATGGACAAGGAACGCTACCAGACCGTCTATGCCAGCGTGCGCGGCGCGGTTGCCGCGCCCACCGCCGGCCTGCATTTCACCAAGGAACTGTTGAAGAAAATCTCCAACAAGGGCACGCGCATCGTGCCGATCGTGCTCCATCTCGGCTTGGGCAGCTTCCGGCCGGTGATCGTCGAGGATTTGAGCCGCCACAAAATGGATTCGGAATACTTCGAAATCAGCCCGGCCACCGCCCAGGCCATCAATGAAACCATGAAAAAGGGCGGCAAAGTCTATGCGGTCGGCACCAGCGTCGTGCGTGCGCTCGAAACCGAAGTCACCAGCGAGGGCTGGGTCAAGCCCGGCCGCGGCTGGACCGACAAGTTCATCTACCCGCCCTACGATTTCAAAATCGTCGACCGCTTGATCACCAACTTCCATATGCCCTGCTCCACCATGCTGATGCTGGTCTGCGCCTTTGCCAACCGCGATCTCATCTTCAAGGCGTATCGCAAGGCCATCAAGGAGAAGTGGCGCTTCTACAGCTACGGCGATGCCATGTTGATCCTGTAG
- the ruvB gene encoding Holliday junction branch migration DNA helicase RuvB gives MPEKVPHFNDRRATTPDALEGERDFDQRLRPARLDDFIGQEKMKSNLRVFIQAARGRREALDHVLLYGPPGLGKTTLANIIANEMGTQIKTTSGPVLEKAGDLAGLLTNLGEGDVLFIDEIHRLNRVVEEYLYPAMEDYKLDIIIDKGANARSIQLRLPKFTLVGATTRAGLLTSPMRARFGVVIRLDYYTAEQLRVIVERSARILQIVIEPAAAVELARRSRGTPRIANRLLRRVRDFAQIAGSGMVSLELAKSSLAQLDVDELGLDEMDKRLLRTLIEKFNGGPVGVNTLAVAVGEEAGTLEEIYEPYLIQEGFLKRTPRGRVVTPRAYQHLGFSRPPHHAATQQELW, from the coding sequence ATGCCTGAGAAAGTCCCGCATTTCAACGACCGGCGTGCCACCACTCCCGATGCTCTGGAGGGCGAGCGCGATTTCGATCAACGCCTGCGGCCGGCCCGGCTGGACGATTTCATCGGCCAGGAAAAAATGAAGAGCAACCTGCGCGTGTTCATCCAGGCAGCGCGCGGCCGCCGCGAGGCGCTCGATCATGTCCTGCTCTACGGCCCGCCCGGCCTGGGGAAAACCACCCTGGCCAACATCATCGCCAACGAGATGGGCACACAGATCAAGACCACTTCCGGGCCGGTGCTGGAGAAAGCCGGGGATTTGGCCGGTTTGCTGACTAACCTGGGCGAGGGCGACGTGCTGTTCATCGATGAGATTCACCGCCTGAATCGTGTGGTGGAGGAATATCTCTATCCCGCGATGGAGGACTACAAGCTCGACATCATCATTGACAAAGGTGCCAATGCGCGCTCGATTCAACTGCGGCTGCCCAAGTTCACGCTAGTGGGCGCCACCACCCGCGCCGGTCTGCTGACCAGCCCGATGCGCGCCCGCTTCGGCGTGGTGATCCGGCTCGACTATTACACCGCCGAGCAACTGCGCGTCATCGTCGAGCGCTCGGCGCGCATTCTGCAAATCGTGATCGAGCCGGCGGCGGCGGTGGAGCTCGCGCGGCGCTCGCGGGGCACCCCGCGCATCGCCAACCGCCTGCTGCGCCGGGTGCGTGACTTTGCCCAAATCGCCGGCAGCGGTATGGTCAGCCTGGAGCTGGCAAAATCCTCGCTGGCACAGCTCGATGTCGACGAACTCGGCCTGGATGAGATGGACAAGCGCCTGCTGCGCACGCTGATCGAAAAGTTCAACGGCGGCCCGGTGGGGGTCAACACCCTGGCCGTGGCGGTGGGCGAAGAGGCGGGCACGCTGGAAGAAATCTATGAACCCTATTTGATCCAGGAGGGTTTTTTGAAACGCACGCCGCGCGGCCGCGTGGTCACGCCGCGCGCCTATCAGCATCTCGGTTTCTCACGGCCGCCACACCACGCCGCCACCCAGCAGGAGCTTTGGTGA